In Sphingomonas sp. SORGH_AS_0950, the following are encoded in one genomic region:
- a CDS encoding ferritin-like domain-containing protein translates to MIRWFGTASAMAGGLALLEGCNDDVVGSENVKTPTPTASATSTPTPPPSYTATDNDRLNFILQLHYLYGTYLVRGLNGTSLPAALTTGSGTAGGVSGGQAVTFTDSGMCAAINEVANAVLGRIGFLRRTLGAAVTAQPALNIAGGQNGPFDAIARVPSDTPPTSYFNPYSAQDEFLLGAVALSAVTMTASIDQSYQVSSGMAAALGAFAASVGASDGIIRNALYQRSIIQSRTLPAKDILFERSWRMAEARNRLDGPRDLDHGIGWFDGDKDFGSRIPLRDGANWIALRRTPEEALGILYASGTSVSAGGFFPSGLNGLIKTSGINIV, encoded by the coding sequence ATGATCCGCTGGTTCGGCACCGCCTCGGCAATGGCGGGGGGGCTTGCTCTGCTGGAAGGCTGCAATGACGATGTCGTCGGATCGGAGAATGTGAAGACACCGACGCCCACCGCATCGGCCACCTCCACCCCGACCCCGCCGCCCAGCTATACCGCGACCGATAACGACCGGCTGAATTTCATACTTCAGCTGCATTATCTCTACGGTACCTATCTGGTTCGCGGACTGAACGGGACCAGCCTGCCTGCCGCGCTCACCACGGGCAGCGGCACGGCGGGCGGGGTGTCCGGCGGCCAGGCGGTGACGTTCACCGACAGCGGGATGTGCGCAGCGATCAATGAGGTTGCGAATGCTGTGTTGGGACGAATTGGCTTTCTGCGCCGAACATTGGGGGCGGCGGTGACGGCTCAGCCTGCGCTCAACATCGCCGGAGGACAAAATGGCCCGTTCGACGCGATCGCGCGCGTACCGTCCGATACGCCGCCGACTAGCTACTTCAACCCGTATAGCGCGCAAGACGAATTCTTGCTGGGGGCGGTCGCGCTATCGGCGGTGACGATGACGGCGTCGATCGATCAGAGCTACCAGGTCAGTTCCGGCATGGCCGCCGCGCTCGGAGCCTTTGCGGCAAGCGTAGGGGCCAGCGACGGCATCATCCGCAACGCGCTGTATCAGCGCTCGATCATTCAATCGCGGACACTGCCTGCGAAAGACATATTGTTTGAACGTTCCTGGCGCATGGCGGAGGCGCGCAATCGGCTCGATGGTCCGCGCGATCTCGATCATGGCATCGGGTGGTTCGATGGCGACAAGGATTTCGGCTCCCGCATCCCCTTGCGCGATGGGGCGAACTGGATCGCCCTTCGTCGGACCCCCGAGGAAGCGCTGGGTATCCTTTACGCGTCCGGCACGTCGGTATCCGCGGGCGGCTTTTTCCCCAGCGGGCTGAACGGGCTGATCAAGACCAGCGGGATCAACATCGTGTGA
- a CDS encoding ferritin-like domain-containing protein, which translates to MRETNVISVEKLAIAGAGRREFFATVLAGVAIAGTVGSASAQTASSVDTAPLQFALNLHYLSTNMLQLAIYGKDRQLPAQYIRGGETLDQPGVSATSAKQVSFPTGTRDIQSRIREIADSLWFRTLLLRSLLRADAPAQTQIDMSAERFTAMFRMAGAIGTDESFDPYASPLNLALAAETILAVQATALSGLLSQYTNSIVRAAMVSMASTAATDVTTVRTILMAAAPARPELMTMVDRMAAWRNGIDGSTITDRGMSPVLINGQMTTRLGLTDDDGLHLMRTPGQALNVLFMTSGAATQGGFFPTGINGAIRTTAVN; encoded by the coding sequence ATGAGGGAAACCAATGTCATATCTGTCGAAAAGCTTGCGATCGCAGGGGCAGGGCGCCGCGAGTTCTTCGCGACGGTCCTGGCCGGAGTCGCGATTGCTGGCACAGTAGGTTCGGCATCTGCTCAGACCGCGTCGTCTGTGGATACGGCGCCGCTTCAGTTCGCGCTGAACCTGCATTACCTCTCGACGAATATGTTGCAGCTCGCGATCTATGGAAAGGATCGCCAATTGCCTGCGCAATATATTCGGGGCGGTGAGACGCTGGACCAGCCTGGAGTGTCCGCCACATCCGCAAAGCAGGTGTCCTTTCCCACCGGCACGCGCGATATTCAGTCCCGCATCCGGGAAATCGCCGATTCGCTGTGGTTCCGCACCCTGTTGCTGCGATCCCTGCTGCGGGCTGACGCCCCGGCCCAGACGCAGATCGACATGTCGGCGGAGCGCTTTACCGCAATGTTTCGTATGGCGGGGGCAATCGGAACGGACGAAAGCTTCGATCCTTATGCCTCGCCGCTAAACTTAGCTTTGGCAGCGGAAACGATTTTGGCGGTCCAGGCGACTGCCCTCAGCGGACTTTTGTCGCAATATACCAATAGTATCGTCCGGGCCGCGATGGTGTCGATGGCATCGACCGCCGCCACCGATGTGACGACGGTCCGCACGATCCTGATGGCCGCCGCCCCCGCCCGTCCCGAACTGATGACGATGGTCGACCGGATGGCGGCCTGGCGCAACGGCATCGATGGATCGACCATCACGGACCGCGGCATGTCCCCGGTCCTGATCAATGGTCAGATGACGACGCGACTCGGTCTGACGGACGATGATGGCCTTCACCTAATGCGCACGCCGGGTCAGGCGCTGAACGTCTTGTTCATGACCTCGGGCGCCGCGACTCAGGGCGGGTTCTTCCCGACCGGAATCAACGGGGCGATCAGAACCACCGCCGTCAACTGA
- a CDS encoding TonB-dependent receptor, with product MLSIRGLANGVAVTAIIAAYPVTSAAAEQSEDTTEKAQKLLTGDKRIKERPRKRSKREEKLAKEAAKSGESQPQLSNDNGRLEGDIIVMGLRENVKSARNAKRRASQIVDVVVAQDIGKLPDKNIPEALARIPGIQIERNRGEGGDVKIRGLGGVMTTVNGSPTFSAGDRTTYLNDISSDMVAGIEVYKTRTPDQVEGSQTGVINLTLRRPTDFKEGATYAFSVRGDYADQIKKVNPYYSALIAYNADTAIGRLGFSVNGSINDVRYNESIRWNSRPHIPGDSRLTFLPSTTPRNVYMPWAVGFSGPNGWSKRADVNVSTQWRPDDHWSITLEGGYRKQRMLWADNQFDIPLTYSTTSAPLPVLSNIVLGPDGRLVKSLSATSLDPMGPGRQSALHKSTNYNGRFQVDFKNERFEFNSWVNWARAENDSNHIFHWIRFNQQPDYDVIFNDTTDPLGGSNVTFKNINLLDPKNYLYIDGFDQAKQFTYSSEIEAKWDLKLYTDSSFIDYVKSGFRYANRTYSRGYGFRGAYGNLRIPIVSLPNYKLVSSSKGFQGSKSASNAEWLIGDSDSIRNSFDDIRARLVGIYPELADRYPKYNPLDGFGGSDGSYAAYVMAHYNIKLLFPIDGVVGTRFVNSLTNLTAIQRTSQFVNVDNQLVEQTVDTTISPKANFLDVMPSVNAIIHFTPKLQLRTAWTYEVGRPSVYQINPRLTLDLRNRSGPTAGGGNPRLGPITTNKYDASLEWYFGPTGLASLAIWQWNQDGLIGNRQLPEILPESPNVPVLVTRPYNLGRGRHRGIEGNLTTFFSFLPGILKNFGAQVNGTMNLTRQAYPVFKPNSTSIGEAEFIYGPYLNVSKYMYNLVGFFEKDGLNVRVAYNWQSRRQWSVDANDPYNNIFLDPVKRLDASINYDVNKNLTLALEGSNLTADGNRSYFGSYAAPQDVRYFSRNFSFSVRSRF from the coding sequence ATGTTGTCCATACGCGGGCTCGCAAATGGGGTTGCCGTAACTGCGATAATCGCTGCTTATCCGGTGACTAGCGCTGCTGCCGAGCAATCGGAGGATACCACTGAAAAGGCTCAAAAATTACTCACGGGGGACAAGAGAATTAAAGAACGCCCTCGCAAACGGTCAAAGCGAGAGGAGAAACTTGCCAAGGAGGCTGCGAAAAGCGGCGAATCGCAGCCGCAGCTTTCCAACGACAATGGCCGCTTGGAGGGCGACATCATCGTCATGGGGCTTCGCGAAAATGTGAAGTCGGCCCGCAACGCCAAGCGTCGGGCATCCCAGATCGTCGACGTCGTTGTTGCCCAGGATATCGGCAAATTGCCGGACAAGAATATCCCAGAAGCGTTGGCGCGAATCCCCGGTATCCAGATCGAGCGGAACCGCGGCGAAGGGGGCGACGTCAAGATTCGTGGCCTGGGAGGGGTCATGACGACGGTCAACGGATCGCCGACCTTTTCCGCAGGTGACCGCACGACCTATCTGAACGACATCTCGTCCGACATGGTCGCGGGTATCGAGGTCTATAAGACGCGCACCCCCGATCAGGTGGAAGGTAGCCAGACCGGCGTCATCAACTTGACGCTGCGCCGCCCGACCGACTTCAAGGAAGGCGCGACCTACGCCTTCAGCGTGCGCGGCGACTATGCCGACCAGATCAAGAAGGTAAATCCCTATTATAGCGCGCTGATCGCCTATAATGCCGACACCGCGATCGGGCGGTTGGGCTTTTCGGTCAATGGATCGATCAACGATGTCCGTTACAACGAATCAATCCGGTGGAACTCTAGGCCCCATATTCCCGGCGATTCGCGCCTGACGTTCCTGCCCAGCACCACGCCGCGCAACGTCTATATGCCATGGGCGGTCGGTTTTTCTGGGCCGAATGGTTGGTCGAAGCGCGCCGACGTCAACGTGTCCACCCAATGGCGCCCGGACGATCATTGGTCGATCACCCTGGAAGGCGGCTATCGCAAGCAGCGCATGTTGTGGGCGGACAACCAGTTCGACATTCCGCTGACCTATTCCACCACCTCGGCGCCGCTGCCGGTGCTGTCCAACATCGTGCTGGGTCCTGACGGACGCTTGGTGAAGTCGCTATCGGCGACCTCGCTCGACCCCATGGGTCCGGGCCGTCAGTCGGCCCTGCATAAAAGCACCAATTATAATGGCCGCTTCCAGGTCGATTTCAAGAACGAAAGATTCGAATTCAACAGCTGGGTCAATTGGGCACGCGCCGAAAACGATTCCAATCACATTTTTCACTGGATTCGGTTCAACCAACAACCTGATTACGACGTCATCTTCAATGACACTACCGACCCACTGGGAGGATCGAACGTTACCTTCAAGAACATAAACCTGCTCGATCCCAAAAATTATTTGTATATCGATGGGTTTGACCAAGCAAAACAGTTCACCTATAGCTCTGAAATAGAAGCGAAATGGGATCTTAAGCTTTATACGGATTCCAGTTTCATTGACTATGTCAAGTCCGGCTTCCGCTACGCCAATCGGACATATTCGCGCGGATATGGATTTCGCGGCGCCTATGGTAACCTTCGCATTCCGATTGTAAGCCTGCCGAATTACAAGCTGGTCAGCAGCTCAAAGGGGTTTCAGGGCTCCAAATCAGCGTCGAATGCCGAGTGGCTGATCGGCGACAGCGATTCGATTCGCAACAGCTTTGACGATATCCGGGCGAGACTGGTTGGTATCTACCCCGAACTGGCCGACCGTTATCCCAAATATAATCCGCTGGATGGCTTTGGGGGATCGGATGGCAGCTATGCCGCCTATGTGATGGCGCATTACAACATAAAGCTGCTGTTCCCCATCGATGGCGTCGTCGGCACACGTTTCGTCAACAGCCTGACCAATCTGACGGCGATCCAGAGGACATCCCAATTCGTGAACGTCGACAACCAACTGGTCGAGCAGACGGTCGATACGACGATCAGTCCGAAAGCCAATTTCCTGGACGTCATGCCCAGTGTGAATGCCATCATTCACTTCACGCCCAAGCTCCAATTGCGCACGGCCTGGACCTATGAAGTCGGGCGGCCGAGCGTCTATCAAATCAATCCTCGCCTGACGCTGGACTTGCGCAACCGGAGCGGGCCGACCGCAGGCGGCGGCAACCCGCGACTGGGGCCGATCACGACGAACAAATATGACGCCTCACTCGAATGGTATTTCGGACCCACCGGCCTGGCCAGCCTTGCGATTTGGCAATGGAATCAGGATGGTCTGATCGGCAATCGCCAGCTTCCTGAGATATTGCCGGAATCACCCAATGTCCCGGTGCTCGTGACGCGGCCCTATAATCTCGGTCGTGGCCGACATCGCGGTATCGAAGGCAATCTGACGACCTTCTTCTCGTTCCTCCCCGGCATCCTGAAAAACTTCGGCGCTCAGGTGAACGGTACGATGAATCTGACACGCCAGGCTTATCCCGTATTCAAGCCGAATAGCACATCGATTGGCGAAGCCGAGTTCATTTATGGTCCGTACCTAAATGTATCCAAATATATGTACAATCTGGTTGGCTTTTTCGAAAAGGATGGATTGAACGTTCGTGTCGCCTATAACTGGCAGTCCCGCCGGCAATGGTCGGTCGATGCCAATGATCCGTACAACAACATATTTCTGGATCCAGTCAAACGTCTGGATGCGTCGATCAACTATGACGTAAACAAAAATCTGACCTTGGCATTGGAGGGGTCGAATCTGACGGCGGATGGCAACCGCAGCTATTTCGGCTCTTATGCCGCGCCGCAGGACGTACGATACTTCTCGCGCAATTTCAGCTTCTCGGTCCGAAGTCGCTTCTGA
- a CDS encoding IS3-like element ISGbe2 family transposase (programmed frameshift) — MSVSEIITDGGRRRHWSTPEKLRIVEETLDGRESISVVARRNGVAPNLLYRWRRLMLEGGSVAVAGDDDVTSNRQVREMETRIRELERQLGRKTLEVEILKEALERSRPKKSELAHALAVAGDYPVSLVAKTLGVGRSTVYDRLTGRTRTRGPYAKADDADLLPRIRQIAAQRPTYGYRRIAAVLNRQQRAEGLAPVNHKRVYRIMAADRLLLARRYTERADYGHDGVVVAIRSNLRWCSDGFEFTCWNGEVVRGAFIIDAHDREIIAWRAIANAGISGSDVRDIMLEAVETRFGGMRAPVPVEMLSDNGSAYTARETRTFARQLGLKPCFTPVRSPQSNGISEAFVHTLKRDYVRVSPLPDAPTALTSLAGWIEDYNDNHPHSGLKMRSPREHRALVSATA; from the exons ATGTCCGTGTCCGAAATCATCACCGACGGCGGTCGTCGCCGTCACTGGAGCACGCCTGAGAAGCTGAGGATCGTCGAGGAGACGCTCGATGGTCGCGAGAGCATATCGGTGGTGGCACGCCGCAACGGCGTGGCGCCGAACCTGCTGTACCGCTGGCGGCGGCTGATGCTGGAGGGCGGGAGCGTCGCGGTCGCCGGCGACGACGACGTGACCAGCAATCGCCAGGTCCGCGAGATGGAGACCCGCATCCGCGAACTGGAGCGCCAGCTCGGCCGCAAGACGCTGGAGGTCGAGATCCTGAAGGAGGCGCTGGAGCGCTCACGCC CCAAAAAAAGCGAGCTTGCTCATGCACTCGCCGTTGCCGGAGACTATCCGGTGAGCCTGGTCGCCAAGACGCTCGGGGTCGGGCGCTCGACGGTGTACGACCGCCTGACCGGCCGCACCCGGACGCGCGGGCCGTACGCCAAGGCCGACGACGCGGACCTGCTGCCCCGCATACGCCAGATCGCCGCGCAGCGGCCCACCTACGGCTACCGCCGCATCGCGGCAGTCCTCAATCGACAGCAACGCGCCGAAGGACTGGCGCCGGTCAATCACAAGCGCGTCTATCGCATCATGGCCGCGGACCGCCTGCTGCTGGCGCGGCGCTACACCGAGCGGGCCGACTATGGCCATGACGGCGTCGTGGTGGCGATCCGCTCGAACCTGCGCTGGTGCTCGGACGGCTTCGAGTTCACCTGCTGGAACGGCGAGGTCGTGCGCGGCGCCTTCATCATCGACGCCCATGACCGCGAGATCATCGCCTGGCGCGCGATCGCCAATGCGGGCATCAGCGGCTCGGACGTGCGCGACATCATGCTGGAAGCCGTGGAAACCCGCTTCGGCGGTATGCGCGCGCCCGTGCCGGTCGAGATGCTGTCCGATAACGGCTCGGCCTATACTGCCCGCGAAACACGCACCTTTGCCCGGCAGCTGGGCCTCAAACCCTGCTTCACGCCCGTTCGCAGCCCGCAGTCCAACGGCATCTCGGAGGCCTTCGTTCATACCCTCAAGCGCGATTACGTCCGCGTCTCGCCGCTGCCTGATGCTCCCACCGCGTTGACATCGCTTGCCGGATGGATCGAGGACTACAACGACAACCACCCCCATTCAGGGCTCAAAATGCGTTCACCGCGCGAACATCGCGCACTGGTTTCTGCAACCGCCTGA
- a CDS encoding GyrI-like domain-containing protein, with protein sequence MKAALPHYHARMQRVLDHIDRHLDCDLDLDTVSGVAAFSKYHFHRQFTATFGLSLHRYVQLARMKRASHRLAYRDAHSVTDIAMDAGYDAPDAFARAFRQRFGQSPSSFRKAPDWEPWLAAFRPLDNARSKLMQTTYTTDDVTIRDVAATPVAIMEHRGDPATIGATIQRFIAWRKATGLSPKTAPTFNVFHSDPRTTPSAEYRLDLCVGTDRPIEANGERIEAGTIPGGRCAVLRVVGNTDNLEPAALYLYRDWLPASGEEARDFPLYCQRITFFPEVPEHEAVAELFLPLK encoded by the coding sequence ATGAAGGCGGCGCTTCCCCACTACCATGCCCGGATGCAGCGGGTGCTGGATCACATCGACCGGCACTTGGATTGCGACTTGGACTTGGACACGGTGAGCGGTGTCGCGGCCTTCTCGAAATACCATTTCCACCGACAGTTCACGGCGACCTTCGGGTTGTCGCTGCATCGCTACGTCCAGCTGGCCCGCATGAAGCGGGCATCCCACCGGCTGGCCTATCGGGACGCGCACAGCGTTACCGACATAGCGATGGATGCCGGATACGACGCCCCAGACGCCTTCGCCCGCGCCTTTCGGCAACGGTTCGGGCAGTCGCCGTCGTCGTTCAGGAAAGCTCCCGATTGGGAGCCGTGGCTTGCGGCCTTCCGGCCTCTCGACAACGCGAGGAGCAAGCTCATGCAGACCACCTATACCACTGATGACGTGACGATCCGAGACGTGGCCGCGACGCCCGTGGCGATCATGGAGCATCGCGGCGACCCGGCGACGATCGGCGCGACCATCCAGCGTTTCATCGCTTGGCGCAAAGCGACCGGGCTGTCGCCGAAGACCGCCCCGACCTTCAACGTCTTTCACTCCGATCCGCGCACGACGCCTTCGGCCGAATACCGCTTGGACCTGTGCGTTGGTACCGATCGCCCGATCGAGGCGAACGGCGAGCGGATCGAAGCCGGCACCATTCCCGGCGGACGCTGTGCGGTCCTGCGCGTCGTCGGCAACACCGACAATCTGGAGCCTGCCGCCCTGTACCTCTACCGCGATTGGCTACCCGCCAGCGGCGAGGAGGCGCGAGATTTCCCGCTCTACTGCCAGCGCATCACCTTCTTCCCGGAGGTGCCGGAACATGAGGCGGTCGCTGAACTGTTCCTGCCACTGAAATAG
- the trpS gene encoding tryptophan--tRNA ligase translates to MPSSSRPVILTGDRTTGALHLGHYIGSLRNRVELQHTHQQYVLLADSQALTDNADNPGKVRRNVLEVATDYLAVGIDPSLSTICLQSAMPALAELTLLYLNFVSVARLERNPTIKDEIQARGFGRDIPAGFLCYPAAQAADITAFKATVVPVGEDQAPIIEQTNELVRRLNRQIGRALLPEAQALIPTTGRLPGVDGKAKMSKSQGNAIPLSATDAEIAAAVQRMYTDPNHLRASDPGQVEGNVVFTYLDAFDVDLEAVAQLKAEYRHGGLGDMVLKRRLTGILQAIVTPIRERRAALAADPDTIMDILRAGAEKGRQITQQTKAEIIEGLNLFRL, encoded by the coding sequence ATGCCATCTTCTTCGCGCCCGGTGATCCTGACCGGCGACCGCACGACCGGTGCACTACACCTCGGTCACTATATCGGTTCGCTCCGCAACCGTGTGGAGCTTCAACATACGCACCAGCAATATGTGCTGCTCGCTGACTCCCAAGCACTGACCGATAATGCCGATAATCCTGGCAAGGTTCGCCGCAACGTGTTGGAAGTCGCAACCGATTACCTCGCGGTGGGCATCGATCCGTCGTTGTCCACGATCTGCCTGCAATCCGCAATGCCGGCGCTGGCCGAACTGACGCTTCTATACCTCAACTTCGTGTCGGTCGCACGCCTTGAACGCAATCCGACCATCAAAGATGAGATACAGGCGCGCGGCTTCGGCCGAGACATTCCTGCTGGCTTCCTCTGCTACCCTGCGGCGCAGGCGGCCGACATCACCGCCTTCAAGGCTACCGTGGTCCCGGTCGGGGAGGATCAGGCGCCGATCATCGAGCAGACCAACGAGCTTGTCCGCCGTCTCAACCGCCAGATCGGACGGGCGCTTCTCCCCGAGGCACAGGCGCTGATCCCAACGACGGGGCGGTTGCCCGGCGTGGACGGCAAGGCGAAGATGAGCAAGTCGCAGGGCAACGCCATTCCGCTATCGGCCACGGATGCCGAGATCGCGGCGGCGGTTCAGCGCATGTATACGGACCCGAACCACCTTCGGGCATCCGATCCGGGGCAGGTGGAGGGCAACGTGGTCTTCACCTACCTCGATGCGTTCGACGTGGACTTGGAAGCGGTCGCCCAATTGAAGGCGGAATACCGACACGGCGGCTTGGGCGACATGGTGCTGAAGCGTCGTCTCACCGGCATCCTTCAGGCGATCGTCACCCCAATCCGCGAGCGGCGAGCGGCGCTTGCCGCCGATCCCGACACCATCATGGATATACTGCGCGCCGGTGCGGAGAAGGGCAGGCAGATCACGCAACAGACGAAGGCCGAAATCATAGAGGGGCTGAACCTGTTTCGCTTGTAG
- the nth gene encoding endonuclease III, protein MKKADVVEFYHRLAEANPHPETELEFRNPYTLVVAVALSAQATDIGVNKATRALFAEVDTPQKMLELGEDGLKQHIKTIGLFNTKAKNVIALSRMLVDDYGGEVPEDRAALERLPGVGRKTANVVLNVAFGQETFAVDTHIFRVCNRTGLAKGKTVLAVELKLDKATPAPFRVHAHHWLILHGRYICKARRPECWRCPVEDLCAYRPKTPAPAAKSGKAPVAA, encoded by the coding sequence ATGAAGAAGGCGGACGTCGTCGAATTCTACCACCGGCTGGCGGAGGCGAACCCGCATCCCGAGACCGAGCTGGAGTTCCGCAACCCCTATACGCTGGTGGTCGCGGTCGCACTGTCCGCGCAGGCCACCGATATCGGCGTCAACAAGGCGACCCGCGCCTTGTTCGCCGAGGTCGACACGCCGCAAAAGATGCTTGAACTGGGCGAGGATGGGCTGAAACAGCACATCAAGACGATCGGCCTGTTCAACACCAAGGCCAAGAACGTCATCGCCCTGTCGCGGATGCTGGTCGACGATTATGGCGGCGAGGTGCCGGAGGATCGCGCGGCGCTGGAGCGGCTGCCCGGCGTAGGGCGCAAGACCGCCAATGTCGTGCTGAACGTGGCTTTCGGGCAGGAGACCTTCGCGGTCGACACGCACATCTTCCGCGTCTGCAACCGCACCGGGCTGGCCAAGGGCAAGACGGTGCTGGCGGTCGAACTCAAGCTGGACAAGGCGACGCCCGCGCCGTTCCGCGTCCATGCCCATCACTGGCTGATCCTGCACGGCCGCTATATCTGCAAGGCCCGGCGGCCCGAATGCTGGCGCTGCCCGGTCGAGGACCTGTGCGCCTATCGCCCCAAGACGCCCGCCCCTGCGGCCAAATCCGGAAAAGCGCCCGTGGCGGCATAA
- the dapB gene encoding 4-hydroxy-tetrahydrodipicolinate reductase, producing the protein MTAIGIYGSAGRMGRAIAELIEGEGATLAGGCDSHDDPAALAARADVLVDFSIAGALDAHLAAARAARTPIVIGTTGLSPAQHAAIDAAAADIAVLQTGNTSLGITLLANLVREAAARLGSDWDIEITEMHHRHKVDAPSGTALLLGEAAAAGRGHPLSELRVDGRAGLVGARTEGTIGLAALRGGSVIGDHEVIFAGEGERVTLGHFAQDRSIFARGAVRAALWLAGQAPGRYRMGDVLGL; encoded by the coding sequence ATGACCGCCATCGGTATCTATGGCAGCGCCGGGCGCATGGGCCGTGCCATTGCCGAGCTGATCGAGGGCGAGGGCGCCACGCTGGCGGGGGGCTGCGACTCGCATGACGATCCGGCGGCGCTGGCGGCACGCGCCGATGTGCTGGTGGATTTCTCGATTGCGGGTGCGCTCGACGCGCATCTGGCGGCCGCCCGCGCGGCGCGCACCCCGATCGTGATCGGGACCACCGGCCTGTCGCCCGCGCAGCATGCCGCGATCGACGCGGCGGCGGCGGACATCGCGGTGCTCCAGACCGGCAACACCTCGCTCGGCATCACGCTGCTCGCCAATCTGGTGCGCGAGGCGGCGGCGCGGCTGGGCAGCGACTGGGATATCGAGATCACCGAGATGCACCACCGGCACAAGGTCGATGCGCCCTCGGGCACCGCGCTCCTTCTGGGCGAAGCGGCGGCGGCGGGGCGGGGGCATCCGCTGTCCGAACTGCGCGTCGATGGCCGTGCCGGGCTGGTGGGCGCGCGGACCGAGGGGACGATCGGGCTGGCGGCCCTGCGCGGCGGCTCGGTGATCGGCGATCATGAGGTGATCTTCGCGGGCGAGGGCGAGCGGGTGACGCTGGGCCATTTCGCGCAGGACCGCAGCATCTTCGCGCGCGGCGCGGTGCGCGCGGCGCTGTGGCTCGCGGGGCAGGCGCCGGGGCGCTATCGCATGGGCGACGTGCTGGGCCTGTAA
- a CDS encoding NAD-dependent deacylase: MTDIRNIVILTGAGISAESGIATFRGPGGLWEGHRVEDVCTPEALAADPDLVHLFYDRRRGALADVVPNAAHAALARLDRAWSGELLIVTQNVDDLHERAGAKRLLHMHGALKRALCAGCGERFDWQDDLPPGSPCPTCASPALRPDIVFFGEIPYHMDRIEAALAEADLFVSIGTSGAVYPAAGFVWMAREYGAATLELNLDRSEGSGWFDESRLGPAGQLVPEWVEQMLSR; this comes from the coding sequence ATGACCGACATCCGCAACATCGTCATCCTCACCGGCGCGGGTATCTCGGCCGAGTCCGGCATCGCCACTTTTCGCGGGCCCGGCGGGCTGTGGGAGGGGCACCGGGTCGAGGATGTGTGCACACCCGAGGCGCTCGCCGCCGATCCGGACCTCGTCCACCTCTTCTATGATCGGCGGCGGGGGGCGCTGGCCGATGTCGTGCCCAATGCGGCGCATGCGGCGCTGGCGCGGCTGGATCGGGCGTGGTCGGGCGAATTGCTGATCGTCACGCAGAATGTCGATGACCTGCACGAGCGGGCGGGGGCGAAGCGGCTGCTGCATATGCACGGCGCGTTGAAACGGGCCCTGTGCGCGGGCTGCGGGGAGCGGTTCGACTGGCAGGACGACCTCCCACCCGGCTCCCCCTGCCCCACCTGTGCCTCGCCCGCGCTTCGCCCCGACATCGTGTTCTTCGGCGAGATCCCCTATCACATGGACCGGATCGAGGCGGCGCTGGCCGAGGCCGATCTGTTCGTGTCGATCGGCACCTCGGGCGCGGTCTATCCCGCCGCCGGGTTCGTGTGGATGGCGCGCGAATATGGCGCGGCGACGCTGGAGCTGAACCTCGATCGCTCGGAGGGAAGCGGCTGGTTCGACGAAAGCCGCCTGGGTCCGGCGGGGCAGCTGGTGCCCGAATGGGTCGAGCAGATGCTCAGCCGGTGA